In Fibrobacter sp. UWH4, a single genomic region encodes these proteins:
- a CDS encoding iron ABC transporter permease: MLLLLSATLSYLTLFSGTVGLSWSDVFYGDGSVLNRIFWDLRVPRLVAAVLAGISLAVSGLSLQTLFRNPLAGPFVLGISSGASLGVALSLLAGFSFGHFGVLTSAAAGAFAVTFLVMLVSNRFRSSTVLLIVGLLVGYFIDALVNLLIVGSDAEALKVFVSWGMGSFCRLTFDGIWIFAIAVTVGCVLIGVSIRYLNAIRMGEDFAKGLGVNVRLYKNLVLFGASLLAASSTAFCGPVAFVGIAVPHLAFMLFKTGNHRLLLPGSALCGAVLCLAAGLFTMVPLNAILSLVGVPVVLLVITRGRGARG, from the coding sequence TTGTTGCTTCTGCTTTCGGCAACACTCTCTTATTTGACATTGTTTTCAGGGACGGTCGGACTGTCGTGGTCCGACGTTTTTTATGGGGACGGTTCTGTCCTGAACCGTATCTTTTGGGATTTGCGCGTGCCCCGACTGGTGGCGGCGGTCCTAGCCGGTATTTCGCTTGCGGTGTCGGGACTTTCGTTGCAGACCTTATTCAGGAACCCGCTTGCGGGGCCGTTCGTGCTAGGCATCAGTAGCGGCGCAAGTCTGGGGGTCGCCCTTTCGCTGTTGGCCGGATTTAGCTTCGGACATTTCGGGGTGCTTACTTCGGCGGCGGCGGGTGCTTTTGCGGTGACGTTCCTGGTGATGCTGGTGTCGAACCGCTTCCGGAGCTCGACTGTGCTTTTGATCGTGGGACTTCTGGTCGGTTATTTTATTGACGCCCTGGTGAATCTGCTGATTGTCGGGAGCGATGCGGAAGCGCTCAAGGTATTTGTGTCTTGGGGCATGGGTAGTTTTTGCCGGTTGACCTTTGACGGCATCTGGATTTTTGCGATAGCGGTCACCGTAGGGTGCGTGCTGATTGGTGTCTCGATCCGCTACTTGAACGCGATCCGTATGGGTGAAGATTTTGCGAAGGGCTTGGGCGTGAATGTGCGTCTTTACAAGAACCTGGTCTTGTTCGGGGCCTCGCTCCTGGCAGCTTCGTCGACCGCTTTTTGTGGACCGGTTGCCTTTGTGGGAATTGCCGTTCCGCACTTGGCGTTTATGTTGTTCAAAACGGGAAACCACCGCTTGCTTTTGCCGGGTTCTGCCTTGTGCGGCGCTGTTCTTTGCCTTGCGGCTGGGCTCTTCACGATGGTTCCCTTGAATGCCATATTGAGCTTGGTCGGTGTACCTGTGGTGCTGCTGGTCATTACTCGCGGTAGAGGGGCGCGCGGATGA
- a CDS encoding ABC transporter ATP-binding protein, with product MSLLACENLVFGYASRSEKKSGLVDAFDFNLEAGEVVALMGANGSGKSTFLKTLSGFIPPLAGKVSLCEKTQWTSRERARLVALVRMGRMNGAFFDRMTVREFVGLGRTPYAGVFDGHSAEDERVVDESLELLDLKDFANRWMSELSDGECSRVYLAMAVAQQVKVLLLDEPNAFLDIPRSRKLFVMLRTLARERGMGILVSTHSVEYAERYCDRIMVIENGLARCEAAGEARVKGLLDWTEKF from the coding sequence ATGAGCCTGCTTGCTTGTGAAAATCTGGTGTTCGGCTATGCCTCCCGATCTGAAAAGAAATCTGGGCTTGTCGACGCATTTGACTTCAACTTGGAAGCCGGTGAGGTGGTTGCCCTGATGGGGGCGAACGGATCGGGCAAAAGTACGTTCCTCAAGACGTTATCCGGGTTTATTCCGCCCCTTGCCGGTAAGGTAAGCCTGTGCGAGAAAACTCAATGGACGTCCCGCGAGCGGGCGCGATTAGTGGCGCTTGTCCGTATGGGACGCATGAACGGTGCTTTTTTTGACCGCATGACGGTGCGGGAGTTTGTTGGGCTTGGCCGCACGCCCTATGCGGGAGTCTTTGATGGGCATAGTGCCGAAGACGAACGCGTCGTTGACGAGTCCCTGGAACTACTGGACCTGAAGGATTTTGCAAACCGCTGGATGTCCGAGTTGAGCGACGGCGAATGTAGTCGCGTTTACCTGGCGATGGCGGTGGCGCAGCAGGTAAAGGTGCTGTTGCTCGATGAACCGAATGCGTTTTTGGATATTCCCCGAAGTCGAAAACTTTTTGTAATGCTGCGGACCTTGGCTAGGGAGCGCGGCATGGGAATTCTTGTGTCAACCCATTCCGTGGAGTATGCCGAACGGTATTGCGACCGGATTATGGTCATTGAAAATGGCCTCGCGCGTTGCGAGGCGGCCGGTGAGGCCCGCGTGAAGGGACTTCTGGACTGGACGGAAAAGTTTTGA